The Polypterus senegalus isolate Bchr_013 chromosome 1, ASM1683550v1, whole genome shotgun sequence genome includes a window with the following:
- the LOC120538378 gene encoding uncharacterized protein LOC120538378, with the protein MEVGTDVTAQVQHFLVGKEERFTALEIAKGIGLSTAKEVNPVLYKLEKQGELVRVNEKGRPLWCLSSQNQKSPEIKLQEQAVMSTDQHFLKLSNNDNAEALQILALFQDLKQGEKVDSRTIATRLTLERKTVNKHLYQLQREGRVRQCEGNGWAQVSGTLQQDAVVELKTESLKQEDLSMTEENILLSAHQVCEEPSSSSSLHQNCESDRAMIERGKKLSEEHKELQNKMKGESAGSLESIQQILENLSPGESVTASYINLNLNLPIKDLNRHLYQLFKEDKVGYEGTLPPRWFLLRNKEPGSTGDKS; encoded by the coding sequence ATGGAAGTGGGCACCGATGTCACTGCTCAAGTGCAACATTTTCTGGTGGGTAAAGAGGAACGATTTACTGCCTTAGAAATAGCAAAAGGTATTGGTCTTAGCACAGCCAAAGAAGTGAACCCAGTACTCTACAAACTAGAGAAACAAGGTGAACTTGTGCGAGTGAATGAAAAAGGGCGTCCTTTATGGTGTCTTTCTAGTCAAAATCAGAAAAGTCCAGAAATCAAGCTACAGGAGCAAGCAGTTATGTCTACTGATCAACATTTTCTAAAGCTTTCTAACAATGATAATGCTGAAGCTTTGCAAATCCTAGCATTATTTCAAGATCTGAAGCAAGGAGAAAAGGTGGACTCTCGCACGATAGCCACCAGACTAACACTTGAGAGAAAAACGGTCAACAAGCACTTGTACCAACTACAGAGAGAGGGAAGAGTGAGACAGTGTGAAGGGAATGGGTGGGCCCAAGTTTCAGGGACATTGCAACAAGATGCTGTAGTGGAACTTAAAACAGAATCCCTCAAACAAGAAGACTTATCCATGACAGAAGAGAACATACTCCTTAGTGCCCATCAGGTATGTGAGGAACCGTCATCTTCAAGCAGTCTTCACCAAAACTGTGAATCTGACAGAGCCATGATTGAAAGAGGTAAAAAATTAAGTGAAGAGCATAAAGAATTGCAGAATAAGATGAAAGGAGAAAGTGCTGGAAGTCTTGAAAGCATTCAGCAAATTTTAGAAAATCTGAGCCCTGGAGAATCTGTAACAGCATCCTacataaacctaaacctaaaccttcCCATAAAAGATCTGAATCGGCATCTTTACCAACTATTCAAAGAAGATAAAGTGGGATACGAAGGAACATTACCACCTCGATGGTTCCTGTTGCGAAACAAGGAGCCAGGTAGCACTGGAGACAAAAGCTAA